CTTGATCTTTTTACGCCTATTGGCAAAGGTCAAAGAGCCCTAATAGTAGCTCCACCACGTACTGGTAAAACTGAGCTTATGAAAGAACTTGCCCAAGGAATTACTAGAAATCATCCTGAAACTGAACTGATTGTGCTACTAATAGACGAGCGCCCTGAAGAAGTTACTGATATGCAGCGCAGCGTGCACGGAGAGGTTTTTAGCTCTACTTTTGATATGCCAGCACTAAATCATGTGCGAGTAGCCGAGCTTGTAATAGAAAAAGCAAAACGCATGGTAGAGGTCGGCAAAGATGTAGTAATCTTGCTTGATAGCATAACTCGCCTAGCAAGAGCCTATAACACAGCCACGCCAAGTAGCGGCAAAGTGCTAAGTGGTGGCGTGGATGCAAACGCACTTCATAAGCCAAAGCGCTTTTTTGGTGCTGCTAGAAATATCGAAGATGGTGGCTCGCTAACAATCGTGGCGACTGCTCTCATTGATACTGGCTCTCGCATGGATGATGTGATCTTTGAAGAGTTTAAAGGCACAGGAAATAGCGAAATGGTGCTAGACCGCTCTATTAGCGACCGCCGCATCTATCCAGCCCTAAATATTCTAAAATCAGGCACTAGAAAAGATGAGCTTTTAATAAGTCCAGAAAATCTAGCTCGCATTTGGGCTATTCGCAACGCAATAGCAAGTATGGATGATATAGAAGCGTTAAAGTTTTTATATCCAAAAATGAGTAAGACTAAAAATAACGAAGAGTTTTTAAATATTATAAATAAGTAGTTTTGTTTAAGGGCTCATTTGTTTAACGGCTCAGCTTGCGGATGCTTTTTAGCCTTTTTGGCCCCAGCAGCCCAGCCGCTCTGCGAAAACTTTTGCAGCGTTTTTCTGCGCCGATATTCGGCTTGAAAACCAGACGCAAAATTTTCGCAGCTGCTACCGCAGACGCGCCTCTAGCCCTGCGCCAAAAAAGCTAAAAATCGTCTCGCAATCTTGGAGCCGTTTTGTGAATTTTATGCTTGTGGAATTCTAGAATTCTAAAAGCGTCCGCAAGCTGAGCCTTTAGAACTTTATTTAAGGAAAAAAATGCAAGCACTAGCACTAAAATACCGCCCAAAAAGCTTTTATGAATTAATAGGTCAAGAGGCGATAAAAGAAAATCTCATCCACGCCCTAGATAGCGGTAGGCTAGGCCACGCTTATCTTTTCTCAGGGCTTAGAGGCAGTGGAAAGACAAGCTCGGCTCGCATTTTTGCAAAAGACTTGCTTTGCGAGCGTGGAGTAGGCTCTCATGCTTGCGAGAGCTGTGCTAGCTGCATTAGCGCAAATGAGGGCAGACACATGGATATCATAGAAATGGACGCTGCTAGCCACCGTAAAATCGAAGATATCCGTGATCTAATAGAACAAACTCGCTACGCGCCAGTTTCTGGGCGGTTTAAAATCTTTATCATTGATGAGGCTCACATGCTTACAAAAGAAGCCTCAAACGCCTTTTTAAAGACTCTTGAAGAGCCACCTGCTTATATAAAGTTTATTTTGGCTACGACTGATCCATTAAAGCTGCCAGCTACGATACTCTCACGAACACAGCACTTTCGCTTTAAGGCTATAAGCCATGAGCTAATTGTAAAGCACCTTGAAGATATTTTGATAAAAGAGCAAATCAGCTTTGAGAGCGATGCCCTAAAAATCATCGCTCGTAGCGGTTCTGGCTCGCTTAGAGATACGCTAACCTTGCTTGATCAAGCAATTATTTTTTGCGGTGGGACTATTAGCACGCACGGCGTTACTGATATGCTTGGATTGCTTGATCCTAGGCGTATTGATGAGATTTTAAGCACCGCTCAAAAAGGCAGCCGCGAAGAGCTTTGCGCGCTAATTAAAAGTCTAGAAGACAGCGATGCCGAGATGATTATAAACGAGCTTATCGCAAGTTTAAAAGAGCGATTTTTAGAGCCTAGACATGAGTTTTCTTTGCTGATTTTTGAGAGATTTTTCAAGATTTTAAGCGAGGCAAAAAATATGCTTGGCAGCGGCGCGGACCCTGCTTTTGTGCTTTATATAGCGTTATTTTCTATGCGAAATGCTTTTGATATCGGTGCTGCTAACTTCTGTGCGCCAGCAGCACAATATAGAATTCCTAGCCAACAGCCGATACAGTCTGCGCCACTCTTATCAAGCCTTGAGCCACAGCAAAGCCCTGCGCAATCTAGAATTCCTAACAACACTCAGCCTATAAGCGCAGCTAGAATTCCTAGCCAGCCACAGCAGCAGGTACAGCCTGCGCTAGTATCACCAAGTCCTGAGCTAGCGCAGTTTTCTGCCACTACACAGCCAGCCATGCAATCACAGCCGCAAAGCAGCCAAGATACTCAAAAATACGAGCATTTTATTAAATTGCTTTATGATAGAAGCTATGATTTAGGCAAGATTTTTGATAATTTTATTGAGTTTGGCGGCTTTGATGGAGAAAATATCACGCTTATCTCTAGTGCTATTGCTGATGATGCAGCTGCGCTTCGCACACACTCAGGCGTGCTAAGAGAACTTGCGCAAATCGCCTTTGGGGCAAAGAAGTTTAAGGTAGAAAAAAAGCAAAATCTAGTTAGTGATATCATAAACTCTATAACTAAGCTAGAACAACCACCAAAGCAGCAATATCAAAATGAACCTGCGCAAGAGGATTTTTCTAGCGATGAGAGCTTAGCTCCACCTATGGATATGATGCCAAACATCGCACCAGCGATAAAAAGTGAGCCAACGCAAGCAGAGATAAATAGAAAAAATGAAAATGAAATGAATAGGCTTTTTGGTAATCCAGAAATTAAGGATACTTAATGAATAAAAATCACGGAAATATCAACGATCAAGAGGGCAAAGTCTATATCGCAAAGCCAAAGAAAAATCTCGCCTTGGGTGATGCGATCATCGGTATCATTACAGCCTTGCTTGTGGCGCATTTTGGTGCTAAGTTCTTTGAGGGTGGTAAAAAAGAAATACTAAGCATGTCGGCGATTGCTGAGTTACAAGTTATCTTACAAAATGTTAAAAATCACTATATCACTTCGGTATCTTTCTTGCCAAACAAAAAAGAGGCTTTTTGGACGACAGCTGGCGTGCCGCTAAATGCGCTGCCTTGGTGGTCTGTTTGCTTTGAGATTGAGTTAGATACTAGCAAAGATGCTAAGATAAGTATCGCTATGAGCGATTTTAAAAATGATGAAAAATGCCAAGCGCTTTATGAACAACCACAAGTCTTGCGCTGGCTAAGTGAGCCTATTTATATCACAAACAAAAGAAGCGATGATAATGCTAGCAAAGAAGAGGATTTATTGAATTTCAAATAAGAAGATTTTAACTAGAATTTCGCTTAGGAATTCTAGAATTTTATTTGGGAATTCTAAATTTTATTTAGGGAATTCTAAATTCCCTAATATAAAAAATCCCCCCAACCCCCAAAAACTTAGCAACCAGCAGATGCAAAGCAAAAAAAGTAGCACCAAGAAAATGCGGTTGCGAAACAAAAATAGGAATTCTAGTTTTAGGAATTTTAGAATTCCTAGGGAATCTCACTTAGGAATTCTATATTGAATTTAAAATTTCTAAATCTAGAATTCCTAGGATAAAATTATAGATTATAAATCAAATCAGCTTTTTCCATTTTTCCATGGTCACGCAAAAATAAAAGCACCTCAATACGCTCAAATCTCTCGCCCTCGCAAGCATTTAAAAGCTCTCTTAGCTCATCAATCATCTGTAAATCATAAAGCAGATAAAAACAAGCCTCACTAGCAATAGGCACCTCTAAGCGCAATTTTTTAAAGATATTTATTAGCATATCAGGGCTGATTCTTTTCTTTAAGATTTTAGCAAATCTTAGGTAATTTTCGCTACTTAGCCCCTCGGTTTTTAGCAGGCTTAAAAGCTCATCGCCAGCTATTTCAATCTGCTTTTGCCCAAGACGCTCTAAAAGCACGCAAATATCGTTAAAATCAAACTTTACTCTAGTTTTGCTAAGTAGATTATAATCAGCATTTGCCACAGCATTTTTCTTAGCAGCATCTAGTAGGGCACTTGGCAGCTCATCTTTTGAGCTAAGCAGTGAAATAGCATGTTTGACATCAGTTTTTGCCTTGTTTATTTCATTTTGGATAAAAAGCGCATTTGTTTTTGGTAAACGAAAGCTTTTTAGATCTACAACTTCGCCATTTCGCACCTTAGTAAATGTTTCATAGGCAGCTTGCAAACCTTCGTTTTTAAAACTAGGCGAACCAAAAGAATTTAGCGGATTTAAAGCTCGCAAAACCGAGACCGCACTTGTATACAAAGGCGTTTTAAACTCTTTATTGCTCTCTAAGCCTAAAAAACTCTCTTTTGCAAAGCTCTCAAAGCTCTCCATATCGCTTTTTAAAGCCCTGCTGTCTAGATAATGCTTAAAGCCATAAAACATCATGTGTAGCACGCTAAGCAGCGCAAAAATAGCAACTGGCAGCACACACCACGCAGCAACTGGCAGTGTAAGCTCGTAGCCAAAAGTTTGAATAGTAAAGTTCTGTGAGCTAAAATAAAAAGCAATAGCAGCCACCAAAGCTATATAAGCTATTGAATACAAAATATATCGTTTTGACATTTATTCTCCCTTGTGATATGGATGATTTGCGCTAATGCTAAGAGCTCTAAAAATCTGCTCAAATAGCACGAGTTTTGCGATTTTATGCGCCATAGTAAGCTTTGAGAGTGAGAGTAGGGTGTGCATTTTGCCTCTAAACTCATCGCTAAAACCATAAGCCCCACCGATAAAAAAGTTAATTTTATTATGCGGCTCAATGAGCTTAGCAAACTCTAAGCTATCCATAGCTTTACCCCTTTCATCTAGGGCTATACAAAATCCGTCCAAATGCGTCTCATACGCACTTTCATAGCTTTTTTTAGCTAGCATTATATCCCCAGAGCTTTGCGCTTTGGCAATATTTGGGCTAAATTTATTTATATCACTGATTTTTGCCCATTTTAAGCTAGCTTTAATAAAAGCACTAAGGTCATAATCCTCGCCTTTAAAACATGAATACACAGCGATTTGTTTCATTATTTCATTAAAAATCTTAGCACATCAGCGATGTAGCTTTTTTGCTCGGCTCTTGGCACGATAGCATCTATTAAGCCGTGTTCTAGTAAAAACTCTGCTCTTTGAAAGCCCTCAGGTAATTGTGCTTTTATGGTTTGTTCTATTACTCTTTGCCCTGCAAAGCCAATTAGTGCGCCAGGCTCGGCGATGATAAGATCTCCTAGCCACGCAAAGCTAGCAGAAACCCCACCCATGGTAGGATCTGTTAAAACACTGATATAAGGCAGCTTTGCCTGAGCTAAAAGCTGCAAAGCAGCACTTGTTTTACTCATTTGAAGTAGCGAAAAGCAGCTTTCTTGCATTCTAGCGCCACCTGAAGCACTTACTATTATAAGCGGTTCTCTTTTAGCAATAGCTCTATGGACTGCGCGAGTTATTTTCTCACCCTCTACTGAGCCTAGCGAGCCACCCATAAAACTAAAATCAAACACTACAAGCTGGACGCCAAGTCCGTCTATATTACACTCGCCAGCTATAACCGAGCTTGCGCGACCTGTTTTACTCTGACCTTCTTCTATGCGTTTTTTATAGCTTTTTTTATCCACAAAATGCAAAGGGTCATTTGGTCTAAGTTCACTATCAAACTCAGCAAAACTCCCATCATCACTAAGTAGTTCAATGCGAGCAAGAGCTGAAATTCTCATATGATAAGAGCATTTTGGGCAGACATTAAAACAAGCTTCTACTTCTTTATTATACATAAGAGAATTACACGAAGGGCACTTTATCCAGTGGCTTGGCGCCTCGCCCTGCTTGGCTTGTGGACGGCGAATTTTGCTTAATAAATTGCCAAACATTACATTGCCTTTCTTTTTTAAAATCACGCTATTATACAAAAAAATAAGTAATTTCTAGCAAATTTGGCAAAAAAATGTTTTTAAATTTTCGTTTACATAAAATTTATTCTTATTTCAATACAATTTCGCAGACGATAAAAATTATCGCAAATATTTCAAGGAGAAAAACAATGATCGTAACAAACAAAGCACCACGCGTAAGTGGCGTAGCAGTTCTAGGCAATGGTCAAATTGAGGAAAACTTTGACCTATACAGCAACATCGGACCAAAAGGTGCGGTAGTATTTTTCTATCCAAAAGACTTTACTTTCGTATGTCCAAGCGAGATTATCGCATTTGATAACCGCTTTAAAGACTTCGCTGAGCGTGGCATTAGCGTAATTGGCGTAAGTGGCGACAATGAGTACTGCCATTTTGCGTGGAGAGAGACTGAGCCTAAAGCTGGCGGTATCGGCAGAGTTCAATTCCCACTTGTTGCTGATGTAAAAAGAGACTGGGCAAGAGCATTTGATGTTCTATTTGACAATGCAGTAGCACTTCGTGGATCATTCCTAATCGATGCTGATGGCACAGTTCGCCACGCAGTAATCAACGACCTACCACTAGGTAGAAACATTGATGAAATGGTTCGTATGGTTGATACTATGCTATTTACAAACGAGCATGGCGAAGTTTGCCCTGCTGGTTGGCACAAAGGCGATAAAGGTATGAAAGCTACAACTGAGGGCGTGGCTGACTACCTAAGCGACAACGCTAGCAAACTATAATTCTAAATCTAAAATTCTAGAATTCTAGAATTCCCTAGCTTTAGGGACATAAGGCGCAGTTTTTAGAGTTTTTCTAAGAACTGCGCCTTTTTTGTTACAAAAAGAAACATAATTTATTAAAATTTGCTTAAATTTTTAAATTAATTTATTTTTTAAAAAACTTGCGCTAAAATTGCTAAATTTTTAGATTAAAGGAGTAAAAATGACAAAAGAAGAGCTAAAAAAAGCAGCCTTAGATTACCACCAAGGCGGTAAAATAGAGATAAATGTAAAAACAAGTGTAGCAAGCCAAGATGATTTAAGCCTTGCTTACTCACCAGGCGTGGCTTACCCTTGCTTAGAGATAGAAAAAGATGCTAATAAAGGCTATGAGCTAACAAACCGCTCAAATTTAGTAGGCGTTATCAGCAACGGAACTGCGATTTTGGGCTTAGGCGACCTTGGCGCGCTTGCTAGCAAGCCTGTAATGGAAGGTAAAAGTGTGTTGTTTAAACGCTTTGCTGGCATTGATGCTTTTGATATAGAGCTTGATGAGAAAGACCCTAAAAAACTA
The nucleotide sequence above comes from Campylobacter magnus. Encoded proteins:
- the rho gene encoding transcription termination factor Rho; protein product: MQNSTEQQKPEQTTTTRGKKQHAQTHTPVDGYTIEQLREMELEKLIKIAESMNIENPQEFRRSELIFEVLKAQTKQGGYILFTGILDIVPDGFGFLRAMEGNFGDSQNDTYVSLSQIKKFALRVGDIITGQVREPKEGEKYYALLKIEAINYKSINEAKQRPLFDNLTPIFPTEQLRLEYDPLRLTGRVLDLFTPIGKGQRALIVAPPRTGKTELMKELAQGITRNHPETELIVLLIDERPEEVTDMQRSVHGEVFSSTFDMPALNHVRVAELVIEKAKRMVEVGKDVVILLDSITRLARAYNTATPSSGKVLSGGVDANALHKPKRFFGAARNIEDGGSLTIVATALIDTGSRMDDVIFEEFKGTGNSEMVLDRSISDRRIYPALNILKSGTRKDELLISPENLARIWAIRNAIASMDDIEALKFLYPKMSKTKNNEEFLNIINK
- a CDS encoding DNA polymerase III subunit gamma/tau, with the protein product MQALALKYRPKSFYELIGQEAIKENLIHALDSGRLGHAYLFSGLRGSGKTSSARIFAKDLLCERGVGSHACESCASCISANEGRHMDIIEMDAASHRKIEDIRDLIEQTRYAPVSGRFKIFIIDEAHMLTKEASNAFLKTLEEPPAYIKFILATTDPLKLPATILSRTQHFRFKAISHELIVKHLEDILIKEQISFESDALKIIARSGSGSLRDTLTLLDQAIIFCGGTISTHGVTDMLGLLDPRRIDEILSTAQKGSREELCALIKSLEDSDAEMIINELIASLKERFLEPRHEFSLLIFERFFKILSEAKNMLGSGADPAFVLYIALFSMRNAFDIGAANFCAPAAQYRIPSQQPIQSAPLLSSLEPQQSPAQSRIPNNTQPISAARIPSQPQQQVQPALVSPSPELAQFSATTQPAMQSQPQSSQDTQKYEHFIKLLYDRSYDLGKIFDNFIEFGGFDGENITLISSAIADDAAALRTHSGVLRELAQIAFGAKKFKVEKKQNLVSDIINSITKLEQPPKQQYQNEPAQEDFSSDESLAPPMDMMPNIAPAIKSEPTQAEINRKNENEMNRLFGNPEIKDT
- a CDS encoding 23S rRNA (pseudouridine(1915)-N(3))-methyltransferase RlmH, translated to MKQIAVYSCFKGEDYDLSAFIKASLKWAKISDINKFSPNIAKAQSSGDIMLAKKSYESAYETHLDGFCIALDERGKAMDSLEFAKLIEPHNKINFFIGGAYGFSDEFRGKMHTLLSLSKLTMAHKIAKLVLFEQIFRALSISANHPYHKGE
- the accD gene encoding acetyl-CoA carboxylase, carboxyltransferase subunit beta, producing the protein MFGNLLSKIRRPQAKQGEAPSHWIKCPSCNSLMYNKEVEACFNVCPKCSYHMRISALARIELLSDDGSFAEFDSELRPNDPLHFVDKKSYKKRIEEGQSKTGRASSVIAGECNIDGLGVQLVVFDFSFMGGSLGSVEGEKITRAVHRAIAKREPLIIVSASGGARMQESCFSLLQMSKTSAALQLLAQAKLPYISVLTDPTMGGVSASFAWLGDLIIAEPGALIGFAGQRVIEQTIKAQLPEGFQRAEFLLEHGLIDAIVPRAEQKSYIADVLRFLMK
- a CDS encoding peroxiredoxin, which codes for MIVTNKAPRVSGVAVLGNGQIEENFDLYSNIGPKGAVVFFYPKDFTFVCPSEIIAFDNRFKDFAERGISVIGVSGDNEYCHFAWRETEPKAGGIGRVQFPLVADVKRDWARAFDVLFDNAVALRGSFLIDADGTVRHAVINDLPLGRNIDEMVRMVDTMLFTNEHGEVCPAGWHKGDKGMKATTEGVADYLSDNASKL